The following are encoded together in the Glycine max cultivar Williams 82 chromosome 8, Glycine_max_v4.0, whole genome shotgun sequence genome:
- the LOC100778408 gene encoding cell wall / vacuolar inhibitor of fructosidase 2-like isoform X1, translating into MPMASPRSSKALLIDFCAILLCSNCLLLLQQPRNYFSHLLQPHVFVKGDGSLIEKTCKNTKYYNLCFSSLKSNPSSANADPKGLAVIMVGIGMANATSTSLYLSSKMLGTANNNDSTFKRVLKECAEKYKYASDALQASAQDLVNEAYDYASMHIIAAYDYSNVCHNLFKLYSGLVYPSELAPREDGLKCLCDVALGIVENLNR; encoded by the exons ATGCCGATGGCCTCGCCAAGAAGCTCAAAGGCTCTTCTCATAGATTTTTGTGCCATTCTGTTGTGTAGCAATTGCTTACTCTTGTTGCAGCAACCGCGGAATTATTTTT CACACCTTCTTCAGCCACACGTATTTGTTAAAGGAGATGGCAGTTTGATAGAGAAAACCTGCAAGAACACCAAGTACTACAATCTGTGTTTCTCCTCCCTGAAATCCAATCCAAGCAGCGCAAACGCGGACCCAAAGGGCTTGGCTGTGATCATGGTTGGGATTGGAATGGCCAATGCCACTTCCACTTCTCTCTATTTGTCTTCTAAGATGCTTGGCACTGCCAACAACAACGATTCCACCTTCAAAAGGGTGCTGAAGGAGTGTGCAGAAAAGTACAAGTATGCCAGTGATGCCCTCCAAGCTTCTGCTCAGGATTTGGTTAATGAGGCATATGACTATGCTTCCATGCACATCATTGCAGCCTATGATTACTCCAATGTTTGTCACAACTTGTTCAAACTCTACTCGGGTTTGGTTTATCCTTCTGAGCTTGCTCCTAGAGAGGATGGTTTGAAGTGTTTATGTGATGTTGCTTTGGGGATTGTTGAGAATCTTAATCGGTAG
- the LOC100778408 gene encoding cell wall / vacuolar inhibitor of fructosidase 2-like isoform X2 produces MASKIFYLLSLLLLAHLLQPHVFVKGDGSLIEKTCKNTKYYNLCFSSLKSNPSSANADPKGLAVIMVGIGMANATSTSLYLSSKMLGTANNNDSTFKRVLKECAEKYKYASDALQASAQDLVNEAYDYASMHIIAAYDYSNVCHNLFKLYSGLVYPSELAPREDGLKCLCDVALGIVENLNR; encoded by the coding sequence ATGGCTTCTAAGATCTTCTATCTATTATCTCTCCTCTTGCTAGCACACCTTCTTCAGCCACACGTATTTGTTAAAGGAGATGGCAGTTTGATAGAGAAAACCTGCAAGAACACCAAGTACTACAATCTGTGTTTCTCCTCCCTGAAATCCAATCCAAGCAGCGCAAACGCGGACCCAAAGGGCTTGGCTGTGATCATGGTTGGGATTGGAATGGCCAATGCCACTTCCACTTCTCTCTATTTGTCTTCTAAGATGCTTGGCACTGCCAACAACAACGATTCCACCTTCAAAAGGGTGCTGAAGGAGTGTGCAGAAAAGTACAAGTATGCCAGTGATGCCCTCCAAGCTTCTGCTCAGGATTTGGTTAATGAGGCATATGACTATGCTTCCATGCACATCATTGCAGCCTATGATTACTCCAATGTTTGTCACAACTTGTTCAAACTCTACTCGGGTTTGGTTTATCCTTCTGAGCTTGCTCCTAGAGAGGATGGTTTGAAGTGTTTATGTGATGTTGCTTTGGGGATTGTTGAGAATCTTAATCGGTAG
- the LOC100778947 gene encoding uncharacterized protein: MLRYINNIIQHYIQLFFLMEVLEHPLLAEIPVLAEPCMDQSVDKTNNEVGVLSKTSISSHDFCNHSESFKKLVEMGLPCNESVEEKLHWLRLQIIGNEAEFDSPFGKRKVVYADHTASGRSLHYNENFIIKHLLPFYGNTHTCDSYVGSRTTKMVHEASEYIKKCLGGGEDDALILCGSGTTAAIKRLQEVMGIAVPSVLRERVLKSLSTEERWVVFVGPHEHHSNLLSWRQSLAMVVEIGLDDKGLLDMDALKLQLEAYKDTNRPMLGSFSACSNVTGIYSDTRAIAQLLHRYKAFACFDFAASGPYVEIDVRSGESDGYDAVFLSPHKFLGGPDSPGVLLMNKALYLLGSSPPSTCGGGTVTYVNAFNEQDTLYLENIEERETGGTPPIIQTVRAALAFWVKEYISYEDIEKREQLYINKALERLGSNPNIEVLGNLKAKRQAILSFLIYSTTTNSCSAGEWSDGNKENEGELDLWAETGNQRGKPLHGPFVAALLNDLFGIQARGGCACAGPYGHELLHINKSHSLAIRSAVQEGYIGVKPGWTRVSFPYYMSEEDFEYILKAIEFIAVYGQRFIPLYSFNLINGSWRLKTQKFEAQTKEGTDKFEVAKCVASSLRKFPSQGILQEEVDPNIFCFRI, translated from the exons ATGCTGCGTTACATAAACAACATCATACAACATTATATTCAGTTGTTCTTTCTAATGGAGGTACTAGAGCATCCCTTATTGGCAGAGATACCCGTATTAGCCGAACCATGCATGGATCAAAGCGTGGACAAAACCAACAACGAGGTTGGAGTGTTATCCAAAACAAGCATATCATCTCATGACTTTTGCAACCACTCTGAGTCCTTCAAGAAGCTCGTGGAGATGGGTTTGCCGTGTAATGAATCAGTTGAGGAAAAGCTGCATTGGTTGCGGTTACAAATCATAGGTAATGAAGCAGAGTTCGATTCCCCATTTGGAAAGCGAAAAGTTGTCTATGCTGATCACACTGCTTCAGGCCGCAGCCTTCACTACAATGAGAATTTCATCATCAAACACCTTCTTCCTTTCTATG GTAACACGCACACATGTGACAGTTATGTGGGAAGCAGGACAACAAAAATGGTACACGAAGCAAGTGAGTACATTAAAAAGTGTTTAGGTGGTGGAGAAGATGATGCACTTATATTATGTGGCTCGGGCACAACTGCAGCTATCAAGAGGCTTCAAGAAGTGATGGGAATCGCTGTGCCATCTGTTTTGAGGGAAAGGGTTTTGAAGAGCCTTAGCACAGAAGAAAGATGGGTGGTTTTTGTTGGACCTCATGAGCACCATTCAAACCTCCTTTCTTGGAGGCAAAGCTTGGCTATGGTGGTAGAGATTGGTCTTGATGATAAAGGGTTGCTTGATATGGATGCTCTAAAGCTACAACTTGAGGCCTACAAAGACACCAATCGACCCATGTTGGGATCTTTCTCAGCTTGTAGCAATGTCACGGGAATCTACTCAGATACACGAGCAATTGCTCAGCTTCTTCATCGGTACAAAGCCTTTGCATGCTTTGATTTCGCAGCAAG tGGTCCATATGTGGAGATTGACGTGAGGTCAGGGGAGAGTGATGGGTATGATGCAGTGTTCCTGAGTCCACATAAGTTTCTTGGTGGTCCTGACTCTCCTGGTGTGCTCCTCATGAACAAGGCCCTGTACCTGCTAGGATCTTCACCACCGTCCACTTGTGGAGGTGGAACCGTGACTTATGTCAATGCCTTCAATGAACAG GATACATTATACTTGGAGAACATAGAGGAAAGGGAAACTGGGGGGACGCCTCCAATAATCCAGACAGTGAGAGCAGCATTGGCATTTTGGGTGAAGGAATATATAAGCTATGAAGATATTGAAAAACGGGAACAACTGTACATTAACAAGGCACTCGAGAGACTTGGTTCAAACCCCAACATTGAGGTTCTAGGAAACTTAAAGGCCAAGAGACAAGCTATATTGTCATTTCTGATATACTCTACCACCACCAATTCTTGCTCAGCTGGTGAGTGGAGTGATGGtaacaaagaaaatgaagggGAGCTTGATTTGTGGGCAGAAACGGGGAACCAAAGAGGTAAACCACTTCATGGTCCTTTTGTTGCAGCATTGCTCAATGACCTCTTTGGAATTCAAGCTCGAGGAGGGTGTGCTTGTGCTGGACCTTATGGACACGAATTGCTCCACATCAACAAGTCTCATTCACTTGCCATTAGATCAGCAGTTCAAGAG GGCTATATTGGAGTAAAGCCAGGGTGGACTCGAGTAAGTTTTCCATACTACATGAGTGAAGAGGATTTTGAGTACATTCTGAAAGCCATAGAGTTTATAGCTGTGTATGGCCAACGATTCATTCCTCTATATAGTTTCAATTTGATAAATGGCAGCTGGAGATTGAAGACACAGAAATTTGAGGCACAAACCAAGGAAGGCACTGACAAATTTGAGGTGGCTAAATGTGTTGCTAGTAGCCTCCGCAAATTCCCTTCTCAGGGTATACTCCAGGAGGAAGTGGATCCCAATATCTTCTgctttagaatttaa
- the LOC100778394 gene encoding phosphatidylinositol 4-kinase beta 1 produces MVRFLGLTLGYAEEPREIASRSNLTSDSGENGWLIRFFDSAFFCEWIAVSYLYKHDHAGVRDYLCNRMYTLPLQGVESYLFQICYMMIHKPSPSLDKYVIDVCSKSLKIALKVHWFLMAELEDSDDNEGISGIQKKCQIAATLMGEWPPLIRPLTEPPSPGGKSQVLNRLLSSKNLLLSLTSSPPAQKPLSFSPSSGNNLQEDDKPLSPDENKIFKKFMPSPKVRDALLFRKSVDKDDDGSEKDGFFKRLLRDSKGDDELGQKIRDSFLFRKSSVKDDEDSEKENFFKRFLRDSRGDDEDSEKDGFFRRLLRDSRSEDEDVASSSEGLFKRLFRDSKNDSEDRTRTKTIEDEDKEGFFRKFFREKSEDRKDGSHRNDNRDVANFEEKYAKPAEEDEKEGFFRKLFKDKSEDKKDTNDKIEEGTANGEEEESSEFSLFRRLFRVHPEEAKSSLFNENSNNGGLFESSPGTENFFRKLFRDRDRSIEDSELLGSKRQKEKHPGSPKQQSEKSSTKPPLPISLSQFRKGAYHDSLEFVQSLCDTSYGLVDVFPIEDRKSALREALVEINLHVAEVQNTGGVCFPLGKGMYRVLNIPEDEAVLLNSREKAPYLICVEVLRCEMPSNSKEASSSQKLSQGGIPLANGDALMQKPPPWAYPLRTAQEVYRNSNDRMSSSTAHAIDQAMTHVSEAKIKFVSVNFSVEMQLNGQPEEIEVADLHGGSHRSASIHREGVYDAAAAGHVSDLEWVRVVLTADPGVRLEDIEDQAPPRRKEHRRVPSTVAIEEVKAAAAKGEAPLGLPLKGAGQDSSDAQPRVNGITPKASDALSGELWEAKKDRICKASIYGKLPGWDLRSVIVKSGDDCRQEHLAVQLISHFYDIFQEAGLPLWLRPYEVLCTSSYTALIETIPDTASLHSIKSRYPNISSLREFFNAKYQENSPSFKLAQRNFVESMAGYSLVCYFLQVKDRHNGNLLLDEEGHIIHIDFGFMLSNSPGGVNFESAPFKLTRELLEVMDSDAEGVPSEFFDYFKVLCIQGFLTCRKHAERIILLVEMLQDSDFPCFKGGARTIQNLRKRFHLSLTEEQCVSLVLSLISSSLDAWRTRQYDYYQRVLNGIL; encoded by the exons ATGGTGAGGTTTTTAGGGTTGACTCTTGGTTATGCTGAAGAACCCCGTGAAATAGCATCGAGGTCGAACCTGACCAGTGATTCTGGTGAAAATGGGTGGCTCATCAGGTTCTTTGACTCGGCATTCTTCTGCGAGTGGATTGCTGTTAGCTACTTGTACAAGCATGATCATGCCGGGGTGCGTGATTATCTCTGTAATAGAATGTATACTCTTCCTTTGCAAGGTGTTGAGAGTTATTTGTTCCAGATATGTTACATGATGATACACAAGCCTAGTCCCTCCTTGGATAAGTATGTGATAGACGTGTGCTCGAAGTCGCTTAAGATTGCTTTGAAGGTGCATTGGTTCTTGATGGCGGAACTTGAGGACTCTGATGATAATGAAGGGATTAGTGGGATTCAGAAGAAGTGTCAGATTGCTGCCACCTTGATGGGTGAGTGGCCACCTCTAATACGGCCCCTAACTGAACCCCCGAGTCCCGGAGGCAAAAGCCAAGTTTTGAATAGGTTACTGTCGTCGAAAAATCTCTTGTTGTCACTAACATCCTCACCACCTGCTCAAAAGCCTTTATCATTTTCACCGTCCTCAGGAAACAATTTGCAAGAGGATGACAAACCACTTTCTCCTGATGAGAATAAGATATTCAAGAAGTTTATGCCGAGCCCGAAGGTTAGAGATGCTTTGCTTTTTCGGAAGTCAGTGGACAAAGACGATGATGGTTCAGAAAAGGATGGTTTTTTCAAGAGGCTTTTGAGAGATAGCAAAGGTGATGATGAACTGGGCCAAAAAATTCGTGATTCATTTCTGTTTAGGAAGTCGTCTGTGAAAGATGATGAAGACTCTGAAAAAGAGAATTTCTTTAAAAGGTTCTTAAGGGACAGTAGAGGTGACGATGAAGACTCGGAAAAAGATGGTTTCTTTCGAAGGCTCTTAAGGGATAGTAGAAGCGAAGATGAAGATGTAGCTTCAAGTTCAGAGGGATTATTTAAGAGGTTGTTTCGTGACAGCAAGAATGATTCTGAGGACAGAACACGTACTAAAACAATAGAAGATGAAGATAAAGAGGGATTTTTCCGAAAGTTTTTCCGGGAGAAATCTGAAGATAGGAAGGATGGGAGTCATAGGAATGATAATAGAGATGTGGCTAATTTTGAAGAGAAATATGCCAAACCTGCTGAAGAGGATGAAAAAGAAGGGTTTTTCCGGAAATTATTTAAGGATAAATCTGAGGACAAGAAagatacaaatgataaaattgaagAGGGTACTGCCAATGGTGAGGAAGAAGAGTCTTCTGAGTTTTCCTTGTTCAGAAGACTATTTCGCGTGCACCCTGAAGAGGCTAAAAGTAGTCTGTTCAATGAAAACAGTAATAATGGCGGTTTATTTGAAAGTAGTCCAGGTACAGAGAATTTTTTCCGTAAATTGTTCAGAGACCGTGACCGTTCAATTGAAGATTCAGAGCTATTGGGTTCAAAAAGACAGAAAGAG AAGCATCCTGGATCCCCAAAGCAGCAGAGTGAAAAGTCGAGCACAAAGCCTCCATTACCAATTAGTTTGTCTCAGTTCCGGAAAGGGGCTTATCATGACTCATTGGAGTTTGTGCAGTCATTATGTGATACATCATATGGGTTAGTGGATGTATTTCCCATTGAAGATCGCAAAAGTGCTCTTCGTGAG GCACTTGTAGAAATCAATCTACATGTAGCAGAGGTTCAGAACACTGGAG GAGTTTGTTTTCCATTGGGAAAGGGCATGTATCGTGTGCTTAATATACCTGAAGATGAAGCTGTTCTCTTGAATTCTAGGGAGAAGGCACCTTACCTGATCTGTGTAGAGGTTTTGAGATGTGAAATGCCAAG TAATTCCAAGGAGGCATCCAGTTCTCAGAAACTTTCTCAAGGGGGAATCCCTTTGGCAAATGGAGATGCTCTCATGCAAAAACCACCTCCTTGGGCTTATCCATTACGGACAGCACAAGAGGTGTACCGCAATAGCAACGATAGGATGTCCAGTTCAACTGCTCATGCAATTGACCAGGCGATGACTCATGTATCTGaggcaaaaatcaaatttgttagtGTGAATTTTTCTGTGGAAATGCAGTTAAATGGTCAGCCAGAGGAGATTGAAGTGGCCGATCTACACGGTGGCAGTCATCGTTCTGCTTCAATTCATAGAGAGGGTGTGTATGATGCAGCAGCTGCAGGACATGTCAGTGATTTGGAATGGGTACGAGTAGTGTTGACAGCCGATCCTGGGGTTAGATTGGAAGATATTGAGGATCAAGCACCGCCTCGGAGGAAGGAACATCGCCGTGTTCCAAGTACGGTGGCAATAGAGGAAGTAAAG GCTGCGGCAGCTAAAGGGGAAGCACCTCTTGGACTCCCTTTGAAAGGTGCTGGTCAAGATTCATCCGATGCACAACCAAGG GTTAATGGAATTACTCCCAAAGCCAGCGATGCCTTGTCTGGTGAACTTTGGGAGGCAAAGAAGGATAGGATATGCAAGGCTTCCATATATGGGAAGTTACCTGGTTGGGACTTGCGATCT GTTATTGTAAAGAGTGGTGATGATTGCAGGCAGGAGCATCTGGCTGTTCAACTTATTTCTCACTTCTATG ATATTTTCCAAGAAGCTGGCCTACCCCTCTGGCTGCGCCCATATGAAGTTTTGTGTACTTCATCTTACACAGCTCTTATTGAAACAATTCCAGATACG GCTTCTCTACACTCTATCAAAAGTAGATATCCCAACATCTCAAGTTTACGTGAATTCTTCAATGCTAAGTATCAAGAAAATTCTCCCAGTTTTAAACTTGCCCAG AGAAACTTTGTTGAAAGTATGGCAGGATATTCCCTGGTGTGCTACTTTCTGCAG GTGAAGGATAGGCATAATGGGAACCTCCTATTGGATGAAGAAGGTCATATCATACATATCGATTTTGGCTTCATGCTTTCCAATTCACCTGGTGGTGTTAACTTTGAAAGTGCACCTTTCAAATTAACACGTGAACTTCTTGAG GTTATGGATTCTGATGCTGAGGGTGTTCCAAGCGAGTTCTTTGATTATTTTAAG GTTTTATGCATTCAAGGCTTCCTTACTTGCCGCAAGCATGCTGAGCGCATCATTCTTCTTGTTGAGATGTTGCAG GATTCAGATTTCCCATGCTTTAAAGGTGGTGCTCGGACAATACAGAACCTACGAAAGCGATTCCATCTCAGTTTAACTGAAGAG CAATGTGTCTCCTTGGTGCTTTCACTCATTAGCAGCAGCCTGGATGCTTGGAGGACACGGCAGTATGATTATTATCAGAGGGTTTTGAATGGAATATTATGA
- the LOC100778933 gene encoding NAC domain-containing protein 82 isoform X1, whose translation MVKTVGVRFHPTGVELVVYFLKRKVMGKKICDGFIAELDIYKYAPWDLPDKSCLRTGELEWYFFCPLEKKYGSGSKMKRATEIGYWKATGKDRVVQHNNRTVGMIKTLIFHTGKSPRGERTDWVMHEHRLEDKDLADKGIAQDSYVVCKVFQKEGLGPGKGTHYARPFNEEEWDDEEIGIPCAALTAQVPTLPITSDGSVANDNHLPASGCIGSASTSCLSGSVPSLGTVNPTGPNDQAVNDDILPMLHIFNDDKWFEEIYNPGQENIVEGAPPSDDFFAGLEDYFAGFSSGQNTGDVGNSDDLDFLELNDLDTPLFYPTTQP comes from the exons ATGGTTAAAACTGTTGGAGTTCGGTTCCACCCTACTGGTGTTGAGTTAGTTGTGTACTTTCTGAAGAGGAAAGTGATGGGAAAAAAAATCTGCGATGGTTTCATTGCTGAACTTGACATATACAAGTATGCTCCTTGGGATCTCCCAG ATAAGTCTTGTCTGAGAACTGGGGAATTGGAATGGTACTTCTTCTGCCCGCTAGAGAAGAAATATGGCAGTGGGAGCAAGATGAAGCGTGCTACTGAAATTGGGTATTGGAAAGCTACTGGGAAGGATAGAGTTGTTCAGCACAATAATCGAACTGTGGGGATGATAAAGACACTGATATTTCACACGGGTAAATCGCCTCGTGGCGAAAGAACTGATTGGGTTATGCATGAGCATAGGCTTGAAGATAAGGACCTCGCTGACAAAGGGATTGCTCAG GATTCCTATGTAGTCTGCAAGGTATTCCAAAAGGAAGGTCTTGGTCCCGGGAAGGGAACACACTATGCGAGACCATTTAATGAGGAAGAGTGGGACGATGAAGAAATTGGAATACCTTGTGCTGCTTTGACTGCACAAGTTCCCACCTTGCCTATTACATCTGATGGTTCTGTTGCAAATGACAATCATCTCCCTGCTAGTGGATGTATTGGGTCAGCATCCACATCATGTCTATCAGGATCAGTGCCTTCTCTGGGCACAGTAAATCCTACTGGTCCAAATGATCAAGCTGTTAATGATGATATTTTACCAATGcttcatatttttaatgatgACAAATGGTTTGAG GAGATTTATAATCCTGGTCAGGAAAATATTGTTGAAGGTGCACCACCTTCAGATGATTTTTTTGCGGGCTTGGAAGACTACTTTGCTGGTTTCTCCTCTGGCCAGAATACAGGTGATGTTGGGAACTCTGATGACTTGGACTTCTTAGAGTTGAATGACCTAGACACCCCATTATTCTATCCGACCACACAACCTTGA
- the LOC100778933 gene encoding NAC domain-containing protein 82 isoform X2, whose amino-acid sequence MVKTVGVRFHPTGVELVVYFLKRKVMGKKICDGFIAELDIYKYAPWDLPDKSCLRTGELEWYFFCPLEKKYGSGSKMKRATEIGYWKATGKDRVVQHNNRTVGMIKTLIFHTGKSPRGERTDWVMHEHRLEDKDLADKGIAQDSYVVCKVFQKEGLGPGKGTHYARPFNEEEWDDEEIGIPCAALTAQVPTLPITSDGSVANDNHLPASGCIGSASTSCLSGSVPSLGTVNPTGPNDQAVNDDILPMLHIFNDDKWFEENIVEGAPPSDDFFAGLEDYFAGFSSGQNTGDVGNSDDLDFLELNDLDTPLFYPTTQP is encoded by the exons ATGGTTAAAACTGTTGGAGTTCGGTTCCACCCTACTGGTGTTGAGTTAGTTGTGTACTTTCTGAAGAGGAAAGTGATGGGAAAAAAAATCTGCGATGGTTTCATTGCTGAACTTGACATATACAAGTATGCTCCTTGGGATCTCCCAG ATAAGTCTTGTCTGAGAACTGGGGAATTGGAATGGTACTTCTTCTGCCCGCTAGAGAAGAAATATGGCAGTGGGAGCAAGATGAAGCGTGCTACTGAAATTGGGTATTGGAAAGCTACTGGGAAGGATAGAGTTGTTCAGCACAATAATCGAACTGTGGGGATGATAAAGACACTGATATTTCACACGGGTAAATCGCCTCGTGGCGAAAGAACTGATTGGGTTATGCATGAGCATAGGCTTGAAGATAAGGACCTCGCTGACAAAGGGATTGCTCAG GATTCCTATGTAGTCTGCAAGGTATTCCAAAAGGAAGGTCTTGGTCCCGGGAAGGGAACACACTATGCGAGACCATTTAATGAGGAAGAGTGGGACGATGAAGAAATTGGAATACCTTGTGCTGCTTTGACTGCACAAGTTCCCACCTTGCCTATTACATCTGATGGTTCTGTTGCAAATGACAATCATCTCCCTGCTAGTGGATGTATTGGGTCAGCATCCACATCATGTCTATCAGGATCAGTGCCTTCTCTGGGCACAGTAAATCCTACTGGTCCAAATGATCAAGCTGTTAATGATGATATTTTACCAATGcttcatatttttaatgatgACAAATGGTTTGAG GAAAATATTGTTGAAGGTGCACCACCTTCAGATGATTTTTTTGCGGGCTTGGAAGACTACTTTGCTGGTTTCTCCTCTGGCCAGAATACAGGTGATGTTGGGAACTCTGATGACTTGGACTTCTTAGAGTTGAATGACCTAGACACCCCATTATTCTATCCGACCACACAACCTTGA